From the Theobroma cacao cultivar B97-61/B2 chromosome 2, Criollo_cocoa_genome_V2, whole genome shotgun sequence genome, one window contains:
- the LOC108660637 gene encoding uncharacterized protein LOC108660637: MPSVYYNAPPPLGHQSTHEQFGPYFGINPAKPIHVPDLDNPKEQEKLRNDSSQTGENEKDQKKYDLLEERLRAIEGVDRFGTMDATELCLVPDVLIPAKFKVPKFEKYDGTKCPMAHITMYCRKMAAQSHDDKLLIHFFQDSLIGSVARWYVQLDRNRIKTWKDLARAFIAQYKHVAELAPNRLSLQTMEKKQSENFKEYAQRWRDIAAQVQPPLTDKQMTVLFINTLRAPFYECLIGNATKNFVDLVLSREIIEGAIKSGKIEGHEVASSKRGNTPKKKEGDVQAVAQDSQQAHNFNPYYLYTPYQPSYSNIGNITQNPYVYQPAPQPTFQTNILPQTPPLRPIASTNNPGHGQRGPKTTLEKPKFDPILVPYTTLLPQLIENRLLARTPLEPLRPPFSKWYDPYAHCDYHFGIQGHSIENCTALKHKVQALIKAGLLNFTKKDSSSVDGNPLPNHGGPTVNAIREGMIRRVKKNVDEIRTLMDRVFEALSKIKAITPEPIEIKEVEHDPTLSCKFHMAVVGHSIQNCDGFRLKLQELMDLSEIKFYEEGEEEEFRKKTIPFLYETFRFVGCKASDEVNQVPRMFGELSIHMIKGEEPNEKIPMVYPVLLGEELSNWTATELPIIFKSSEM, encoded by the coding sequence ATGCCATCTGTTTATTACAATGCACCACCCCCGCTGGGCCATCAATCGACTCACGAGCAATTTGGGCCATATTTTGGGATAAATCCTGCTAAACCAATACATGTCCCAGATTTAGACAAtccaaaagaacaagaaaaactaAGAAATGACTCGTCACAAAcaggagaaaatgaaaaagaccaGAAAAAGTATGATCTGTTGGAAGAACGTCTTCGTGCTATCGAAGGAGTTGATAGGTTTGGTACCATGGATGCAACCGAGCTATGCTTAGTGCCGGATGTATTGATCCCTGCCAAGTTCAAGGttccaaaatttgaaaaatatgacgGAACAAAATGTCCCATGGCACATATTACCATGTATTGTCGGAAGATGGCTGCACAGTCTCACGATGATAAGTTACTGATCCATTTTTTCCAAGACAGCTTGATTGGGTCAGTTGCTCGGTGGTACGTACAGCTAGATCGAAATCGTATTAAGACTTGGAAAGACTTAGCAAGAGCCTTCATAGCCCAATACAAGCATGTGGCTGAATTAGCCCCTAATCGGTTGTCATTGCAGACTatggaaaagaaacaaagcGAGAACTTCAAGGAATATGCCCAAAGGTGGAGAGATATAGCAGCGCAAGTTCAGCCACCTCTCACTGATAAGCAGATGACTGTTTTGTTCATAAATACGCTCCGAGCTCCATTCTATGAGTGCTTGATCGGCAATGCCACAAAAAACTTTGTAGATTTGGTCTTATCGAGAGAAATAATAGAAGGAGCTATCAAAAGTGGAAAAATTGAAGGGCATGAAGTTGCCAGCTCAAAGAGAGGGAACACGcccaagaagaaagaaggggATGTGCAAGCAGTCGCTCAAGACAGCCAACAAGCCCACAACTTTAACCCATATTACCTGTATACCCCATACCAACCTTCCTATTCGAACATAGGCAATATCACACAAAACCCATATGTGTACCAACCTGCCCCGCAACCGACATTTCAAACCAATATTCTTCCACAAACTCCACCACTAAGACCGATAGCTTCAACCAATAATCCTGGTCATGGTCAAAGAGGACCTAAAACTACCCTAGAAAAACCAAAGTTTGATCCTATTCTAGTCCCTTACACTACATTGCTGCCACAACTCATAGAAAATCGACTCCTTGCTCGAACCCCTTTAGAACCACTTCGACCACCTTTCTCGAAATGGTATGACCCGTATGCACATTGTGATTACCATTTTGGAATTCAAGGGCACTCCATCGAGAATTGTActgctttaaaacataaagttcAAGCACTCATTAAGGCaggacttttaaattttaccaaaaaagACAGTTCAAGTGTTGATGGGAATCCCTTGCCTAACCATGGAGGTCCGACAGTGAATGCAATACGTGAAGGGATGATTCGAAGGGTGAAAAAGAATGTTGACGAGATTCGAACACTGATGGATAGAGTGTTTGAGGCGTTGTCCAAAATCAAAGCCATCACTCCAGAACCGATAGAGATAAAAGAAGTAGAACATGATCCCACCCTTTCTTGCAAATTTCATATGGCGGTTGTTGGACATTCCATTCAAAATTGTGATGGCTTTCGCCTTAAGTTGCAAGAGTTGATGGATTTGTCAGAAATCAAGTTTTATGAAGAAGGTGaggaggaagaatttaggaaAAAGACAATTCCCTTCTTGTATGAAACCTTTCGATTCGTGGGGTGCAAGGCATCGGACGAGGTCAATCAGGTACCACGGATGTTTGGTGAGCTATCAATCCATATGATCAAAGGTGAAGAACCTAACGAGAAGATCCCTATGGTGTATCCAGTACTGCTAGGAGAAGAGCTAAGCAATTGGACAGCCACAGAATTGCCCATCATCTTTAAGTCTTCAGAAATGTAA